ATTGGCTTGCCGCGCGCCGCCGTCAGGCCGGAGCGCACCCAGTTGCTGCCGTCCGCGGCCGCCCGGGCCGCCGGAGAGTTGTCAGGTAGGCCAGCGCCTGCTTGCGCCAGGACGGAATTCGGCATGGCGGCCTCCGTGAGCCTGGTTATCGGGAACGCTCAATGCGCCGCCACAAATGCCCCACTGCTCAACGGCAAAGTCCATGCGGAACCGCCCCGCATTTGAAACCGCCAAGTGGCGGCCATTCCATAAAGGAGACGTTCAGTTCATGCGGCGCTGCCGCACGGCCTCGAACAGGCAAATGGCCGCGGCGGCAGCCACGTTGAGTGATTCCATGCCGCCCGGCTGGGGAATCGAGATGGGCGTCGTCACCGACAGCCACTGCTCCGAAACGCCCGCCCCCTCGTTGCCGAACACCCAGCCGACCGGCGTATTCAGCGGCATGTCGAACACGGCGTGCCGGGCATGCGACGAGGTCGCCAGCAGCGGCACATGCAGGCGCGCATGCACGGATTCGAACGTGCAATGCTCGACGACGTTGAGATGGAAGTGCGCGCCCATCGCCGCGCGCAGCGTCTTGGCCGACCAGGCGAAAGCGCAGCCGGTGGTCATGAACACATCGCGCACGCCGGCGGCCGCCGCGCAGCGCAGGATCGAACCGACGTTGCCGGCGTCCTGGATGCCGTCGAGGATCACGCAATCGTGCTCGATGCGATGCGGCAGATGGCCCTCGGGCGTCTCGATCAGCGCCATCAGGTCGATGCCGTTGACGACCGTCGTCAGCTGCGCGAACAGGCTGTCGGCCAGCAGGACGATGCCCTGCGGGTCGACGCGCGCGAGCAGCGGCGCCACCTCGGGATGCGCCAGGTGCCGCTCCGAGACCAGGCACTGCGCCGGCACGTGGCCCGCGTCCAGGTAGGCTGCCACCAGGTGGATGCCATCGAGGACCGATTGCCCGGCGCGACGACGCTGCTGGGTCGAGCCCGACAGCGCCTTCAAATGCTTGAATACCGCGTTGTCGCGGGAGGTGAT
The sequence above is a segment of the Ralstonia nicotianae genome. Coding sequences within it:
- a CDS encoding TrmH family RNA methyltransferase, with amino-acid sequence MKHITSRDNAVFKHLKALSGSTQQRRRAGQSVLDGIHLVAAYLDAGHVPAQCLVSERHLAHPEVAPLLARVDPQGIVLLADSLFAQLTTVVNGIDLMALIETPEGHLPHRIEHDCVILDGIQDAGNVGSILRCAAAAGVRDVFMTTGCAFAWSAKTLRAAMGAHFHLNVVEHCTFESVHARLHVPLLATSSHARHAVFDMPLNTPVGWVFGNEGAGVSEQWLSVTTPISIPQPGGMESLNVAAAAAICLFEAVRQRRMN